Genomic segment of Pochonia chlamydosporia 170 chromosome 1, whole genome shotgun sequence:
AGGCACCACCCTCGAGGCGAATTTGTGACTCGATACATGTGACAGGCGATGGGCTTGCGTCTTGCTGAATAACACGCTTTGCAAAGGTTGCATTTTCCTTCAACTGCATCGCATCCACTTTTGGCCACTGCTCTTCAGGCTTGAGGGAGCCATTATCAGACACTGAACCACCCCATTCATTGAATCGGAAGTTAACGGCGAATCTTTGCGTTTGTGTTTCCGGTGTAGTGCCGTGGACGTAGACTGGTGCCGTATCCCGAACCCATAGATGATTTGTTGCAAATGGAATGATTTCAACTGCAAAGGGTCCGTGGGTTTTGTCATTTAGCATTGTTTGAGCCCGCTGAGAATCTTCTGGTCTTGCGTATAATCGTACAGATTCAAACTCAGAAATTGTGGCAGCAAGGTCGATTATCTCGCGGCACGCGTTTTCATAGTGCATAGACGGAGCAGAACATTCTGAAGGAAAGCCGAGTATTGTGGCAATATGACGACACGTCTCAGCCGGATAATTGAAGTTTAGAGAGGGAACAGACTCTTTCAATACTTTTCCATTAGCAAGATTGCCGTCTGAGTGAACAGAGCTTGGTGACATGATGTAGGTTGTTAGTGGCAAAGAATTGAGTTGAAAGTCTATTTGTAGCTTATGCAATCAGGTATGACAACTGTGCTTCGTTCCCAATGCCAAAAGAAATAGATAAAAAGGTTGAATATGGTATTAGAAATTGTCTTCTATAAACTCTCTAAATACACCCTTCATATATCCCGGAATGGTGATTCAAATTGACTCTTCGACATACACGGCCGCCGTCCCGGGACCCGCGGTTTCCGACCCAGAACTTGGAGCGGCTGCCGAGCAAACGCGACGGCGTCCAGAACTGGGACTTGAATTATTCTTACAGATCGGAGGACCTTGCTGGTATGCTTCAATTAGACTGCGTCGTGGTATCGGGACCcgaagtctggttgaatacATGGTGCTTTGGGCCTCGTGATTGCTCGCAGCCAGCTCCCTGATACAGTTTGGTGAAAATGAAAAACATGGAGCAAAATCACAGCAGAGCCGTCACAAAACACAGAAGTACGAGAGTATTTAATTGATATGAGATTTAGATTTTAAACACTATCTAGCCAAGTGCCAAGAAGAGATACACGATTAAAGCAGAACAAGCTCTCCAGCGGTTTGCCCATTAGCCAAGCGGCAAACCAGGATGGTGATTGTTTGAGTCAGAGCAGGGCTAGTCCAGCGCGACCATGACCTATCTCTATCCGAAACTGGATATGACAGTTGGATATTCCAACTTTTACCCTCTACCTTGAGGGGATGCATTTGCCCATTGATGTAGCAGGAGAGAGAGTCCACGGCACAGCTGTCATGAGCATCAAGCGTTCCCTGAATATGAAGGTGGACGGTCGAACCCTCAAATTTCTTAGCCCTCTTGAGGACTGCGATTTTTGGCAATCCCACTCTGGCAGCACCAACTCTTCCGCTTTGGCTAACTACTCGGAACTGAACGAGGTCAGAATCCAGAGCCGGCACAAGGGAGGGCAAAACACGGTGCTTCGTAGCAGCCTCAAAAGCGTAGCCAAATCGGAGCAGTTGGCTATCTTCATATGCCTTTCCTGCAAAGGTAAGGTTGACTGGCATCTTGGTATCTTCCATGATGCCCATGGGCACCGAAATACTGGGAACACCAAGGTGCCGCATCGGAAGATTGCCATTTGAGTACAAGACACCATTGCGCCATGCAAGCCGGCAGCCTTCCTCGTCACAATCCGCATTTGCAGGCCCAACATCCCCATTTGCTGGGAAAACCACTGCGTCCAGATTGAGCGCTTCCATCCAGTCCTCGAGAGTATCTTTTCTCGCCTTTTCCAATGCTTCAAGGCCTTGCTTCATGCCAGGGAGGTCAAACATGGTCTTTGCTTTGGTATGCGGATAATCCACGACCTTTTGCCAGCTGAGTTGGttgtcttcttctgtttCCCCCTGCAGAGATCCAGGCTCAAGGGGAAAGATTAAATCAGGATTGACCTTAGTTAAGGTATCGAGGCCAGATTGACCATTTGCGATAAGGAAGTCATCCCAAGCATGGGCAATGAGCTCGTACCGTTCAACAGAGAGCCAATTTGGGGGCAAGTTCTCAATGTTGGCCCATTGGACACCGTCTGGTTCATAATCCTCATACTTTGTGACGAGAGGGAAATCCACCTCTACAACAGTGGCACCACATGCTTCGAGGTTTGCCTTGGCGCGCTCCCAAAGCTTCAGAACGGAAGGCCTGGTCGCGATGGGCACCGGAGTGGCACCCCCGATATACATAGTTGGCACTCCGAGACGCTTCCCTTGCAATGCGTTTGTATCTGTCAACTCAAGAAAACTCTTAGGTCGTGTTTCATCCGCTGAAGGAAGAGGAATCAGCGGCTGTGCGTTCCAAAAGTCCCCGAACGGATTGGCGTCAGACACGCACAAAACATCTAGCACTCGAAGCATGTCGTCCATGGTGCGTGTATGAGGAACCAGCACGTCGCAGGTCGGATACAGATGCCATACTCCACGCAGAGGTAGGAGACCCCGAGAAGGTGTATAGGCCACCAGAGCGTTGTTAGATGCTGGAGATCGACCAGAAGACACAGTCTCAgttccaagaccaaaaaCTGCGAAATTGGCTGCTACTGCAGTTGCAGAGCCATTGGAGGAGCCAGACGCATAGGCTGCTGTCAGATATTCCAGATTGTACGGAGACTCTGCCCTGCCATAGGAACCACGCTGCATGCCGCCATTCGCCATTGCCGGCATATTGGTTCTGCCTAGAAcaatggcaccagcagctcGCAAGAGAGCCACGcatgctgcatcatctgtTGCAACTAGCTTCTCAAATGCTGGTGCCCCTGCTGCAACCGTCATGCCTTTCACCTTGATGTTATCTTTGGCTAAAAACGGTATGCCCTCTAATGGCCGAGGTGGCACTCCAGCAGCCCGTCTTGCGTCCGAGGCAGCGGCCTCTTCGAACACAGTTGGGTTGATAATGGGGATAGAACTCAGTTTCAAGCCGCCCGCATCATAGACACTTATACGGCGAAGATACTTGGCGACAAGTTCTACGCTGGTGACTTGTTGCTTATTTAGGGCCTCCAGCAACACAGAAATGCTAGCGTCGAGGAGATTGAGGCCGGGTTGGCCAAGCTGCTCCTGGTTTCGCTGAGGTATAGTCAGTAACAGTGATCGGGTTCATGGGATGTTAGTGAATTGAGACTTACACTGCCCATGGCGAAATATTCTGCTTGGCACCGGTGAAGTTCTTAAGGCTGTATCTGTGATGGACGAGCTGGCACGGAGCCTATGTTTGGGTGGCCCTAATAAGCAAAACACAACACAGAGTAGCAGCACAACTGAACACGATGTGTTAGCTAGGGGAATATGCAAAAAGTCTTGTTTGCGTCACTCTAATACATCAGGTGCGAACTATCTGTTACAAATGTCTTGCACTTTCGGCAAGCTATGGTCCGTTGACAACTCTTTCGTTATGACCGATAGTGCGACCATAATGATATCGGGTGGTGGAGGTCTTTCATTGTAGTCGAGCAATCAAAATACTTTACGATGGATGGATCCCACAAAAGTGAACTCGTTGATAGCTAACGCGTTGCCAACCGGCCGGAACATCGCCGTCCGCGGCTGCCGACATCGTACCTGGAGGTTGCCCGCGGCGGCCGTTGGTGTAAAGGCGGCTCGGGGTTGATAAGGCTGGCGGAACCTGGTGTTGTGCACTTGACTTATAGACACGGAACTCTTTTTTACTATGAACGGCTTATTGGACTACCAGATCCATGGAATCGGCATGCGATCTGGCGCTGGAATGCGGAGGACGGTGATGATCTGTGGCAGGAAGGCCCCGTAGTCCCGCCCCCGCATCGTCAAAAATCCCGGACGGCGCCGATGAATGGAGTCAAAATTGCCTATTTGGGCCATGGCTCGTGTTTTCGCCGCCGTTGACGCCAACATGGCGGAAAAAAAGCCAGACCGTTGGCAACCAGTAACCCTTCAAGGCGTCGCTAATCCCCGGATATCGCACTAACATTGTTGCCGTGGCTGTTTCTCCAAATGTATTGTTGAAGCAACAAGAATGCCACTCGTGAGTCCAACACTAGGCTTTTAGGCCAGACACCATCTTGGTCCCTGTCGCGTCAAGTTTCCGCATCATCAGAGCAATATCGCCAACTGGTATATTTATGACCACGACCCTTTACCAGTTCGTCAGACAATTTCGGCACACAAAAAACTTCATCGCTCAACATCCTTCGAGCGTCATTGCAAATGAAACATTTCCTATCCCCACGTTCCCGCCTTATTCGACACCTTCTCCTGCGGAATATTGACCGAGATGGACCTTGAGAACAATGACACATTTGTAAAGCCAACTCTCTCCGCGCCACAAGATGCCAAGGATGCGTTCGACCTCGCGGGTATGGGCCATGAACAGGCCATGACCCGCAAATTCAGCCTTTGGAGCATGCTCGCCATGGCCTTTTGCGTGTTGAGCTCATGGGCAGCTATTTCGGCAACCTTTCAAACAGGGCTTGATAACGGCGGCCCCATCACCATTCTCTGGGGCATGATATTGATCACTGCTGTAAACCTTTGCATCGCCGTCTCCCTGGGCGAACTGTGCAGCAGCATGCCAACGGCTTTGGGTCAAGCTTACTACGTGTACAAGCTGTACTCTTGCGAGGTTGGCCGGCTCCTCTCCTATTTGTGTGCTTGGACGAATATCTTTGGCTGGTGGACAGCCAGCGCGTCTCTGGTGGCCTTTAATACCAATTTCATTCTTGGTTTGAAACTCATCTATGACCCTGAGTGGGAAGGTGTCAACGAGCCGTGGATAAGTTTCGTTGTCTATCTTGGGTTTTCACTATTTGTCACCGTTGTCAATGTGGTGGGATGTCGAAAAGACCAGTTTCTGCCCTGGTTAAACAACCTCATGGGCATTTTGCTCGCTGCTCTGTTCCTTGTCTTCTCGCTGGCATTCATCATTGCGGTGGCTACCAACGATCACCTCTCATTCCGCCCACCGTCATTCGTATTTGCTACATGGATCAATAATACGGGTTGGTCTGATGGCGTGGTGTGGTTTCTAGGTCTGTTGCAATCTGCGTATGGCTTGACGGCTTTCGACTCAGTTATTCACATGGTTGAAGAGATGCCTGATCCACGCCGCAATGGTCCCAAAGCAATATACCTTGCCGTCTTGTCGGGAGCAGTTaccggcttcttcttcatgatgATCTGTCTCTTTTGCATGCAAGATATCGACACCATCATAGACAGCCCGACAGGTCTGCCTTTCATTGGCCTCGTCCAGGCGATAATGGGCGACAACGGTGCCGCTGCTCTCATCGCTCTCTACCTCGTGGCTTGCATTGGCCAAGGTGTGAGCGTCGCAACAACCGCATCACGGCTAACTTGGGGATTTGCTCGCGACGGCGGGTTCCCTTGGAGCAGTTACTTGTCCAAGGTAGACCCGGTTTGGAAGGCACCTGTCCGGGCAATTTGGGTACAGGGGATTCTTACATCCCTTGTTGGAGTTCTATACCTCTTCTCCACTACCGTCCTGACAGCTATTGTCAGCGTCAGCACGGTAGCATTGATGATTTCATATGGTATCCCCATTTCCACCCTCCTAATCGTGGGGCGAGACAAGCTCTGCCCAGGACCATTCCGGCTGGGAAAATGGGGAGCTCCTATCAACTATGTCAGCGTGGCTACTTGTGCAATAACTACagtctttttcttcttccccgCGAGTCCGAGCCCCGACGGTAGTAATATGAACTATGCCatcgccgtctttggcgtcatggTTGTAGTGTCGTTGGGTTTTTGGCTCGCCCGAGGCCATCGTACCTATATGAGAACAGAAGAGGCAACTCAGGATATTATCTTAGCTCACCAACTAGGAGCACAGATTTCTCGAGAAAATTCcatcgagaagaaggagtaGCGGGGCAATCAGACTCATCTCTTGTATGGGTATGACGTGGGCGGCAGTTGGGATCGAATCATTAGCAATTGGAACTGGATGTGCAGGAGGGCGGAGTATTGACTTTACCGTATCCAAGTACTACCATAACTTTACACAACAATTGATATTATTACCTCATGTTAATATTTACTTTAAAACTGATGGTGCTTCCAGTCAGTCATTATGCACCCGTGGATCCACAACGCGATTGTGCAAGCTTATGTCCGATCGCATCAATGGTGCATCTATTTCCGTTGAACCTGCATTAGCGTGATTTTGCTTTCCAAGTATGTGTCCCCCATGTTCGTCACCTGTAGACGCAGCGCTTGATACATGTTGTCACGATGTGGATATAAAGAGACAAAATACCTGCCGGAAACAATAGAATCGTTGTTCGTGTTAAGACTCTTAATTGTACGTCTTCACGGAAACACACTTCACAATGGCTtacctccttctccatctATTTTTCCTTCCACTTTTATTCCAACCTCTTTCCTCAGCATCTGCAACAGGTTCTTCACACAAAACATTGGATCAAAGTTTCAAATTTGACCATATTGGTCTCTCAGTTGCCAATATCACCACCCAGATGCAGTTTTATAGTAGCATTATGGGTTTTCACCACGTTGTCGACAATTTCACCATTCAAGCCCCGGAAACTGTTCACGTCGTTAAACTTCGAAACAAAGAAGGCGTCATGATTGAGCTTATCAACAACATGGTATCCCGCCGTGTGGAGAACATTACCAACCCTGTTGATGGAAGTAGATATCAGGGCTATTTTCATTGGGCTTTGAGAGTAgctgacatggacgagaGCTTTACATACCTCACAAAAGAAGGCACTGGAGCTCGTGGAGTCGTTTCGCCATCGCCGAATGTGTCAGGTGGAGGAAGATATGCGTATGTCGCTGATCCCGAGGGCAATTTGATCGAGTTGATTGAGTTGGAGGGGTTCAAATAGGCGATTTGCTGAACTTTGGCACTCCAATGGAACTAGCATCAAAGTCCACTGGGCACTGTAATATTGCTGCCATGTAACTCGGTGTTGTGGGTGTTGATAAACCGCGTGTTGTTGCCTTCAATGGGCTTttttgtctggttgttggGCATGTATAGCTGCCGCAATGTAGAATTTTGTTAAAAATAATTACTAGAGTATTTATTTTAGAATACTCTACCACAATCTGAGCACAACTGTTACTAAGGTCGCTGTGCAAGGTCTCCGTCTTGCGCTAAGCGCCAGCTCCGATGAAGGGGGTTCGTAATCCTGGTCCAGCAGCTACAATCAACGACACTCATTAGAAGTCAGCGATCAATTAGTTTCTTAACATTGCAAGTAGTAGATCTTTGACGGACATTGCATCTAACATGGATTTTGATGAGTAACAACCACCTGGGATCTGAGAGTTTCTTGTAGCGAATAAAAGTGGCTTCTATTTCTTCATGAGGAAAGCTGATGGATCAGCTGAACCGCCTGGGTCTACTGCCCGCTGCGATGCACCAGGATCTGAATCCTTCTTCGCAAGAAAAGGACTTCGATAAGGTGTAAAGCTTGTTTTCGCATCAAGTATTGGTCGGGCGGTACGCCGGTACCTAAAATTGTGACAAAGCCACAAGGGTGTATTATTGTTTCGCAACTCGGCTATTTGCAAGATAAATGGTGCAAAGAAAGTAGTAAAGTATATTTGAACGTGAACGCGCTAACTGTGTGGTATCTCTCTGTAACTTCCTCTATATGTTCAACTCTAATGTAGATACTGGAATCGTATATGACGCCGGCAAAGGGGAAAAGAAACTCAGGCTCGCGCTTGGCTAGTATAATTtaatacaaaaaaaaaaaaaacataaCATAATGGCCTAGAAGGCTCATGCTGGTGGAACGCCAAATATATGAATATCGCGGATGCACAGTAAGCAAGCTCATCTGTGGTGTAGGAGAAGCTGTCagtcaaccacaaccaagacGGTTGCAGTATTAGCCTTAACAGGTCATGTCGGGTTGGTAGGAAACAAATGCCGGAAACATCAAAGTCAATGGCTATTGGAAGCCCATTTTCGATTGTCCGAGGTTCCAAATGCCGTCGCACACCCAATTACCATGCTTGTGGACGAAGAACTCGCGGGGAATCGTGTCGAACATGGTCTCGTACGGATTTGCCAAGCCCGTCGAATATAAAAAGTCTTTCCAACGGACACGGAAGGGCGGTCTTCGTTCATACTCTGGAGGTGGCGGTATCGTTTTTACCCCTTCTTGGTCGAAGCAATCGGCGACTTTCATCCAcagcttcttttgcttgagCATATGAACCGCAATGACTTCGTCCGAGTATAGAGCGTGCGATATCGCATCGGGGTGTGAATCGGTTCTCGCCCACGCCGTACCATCTCCCCTGGAGTCGCCGTCGTCGTAATCAAACTTCTCTTCGCCGTGCAGATTGACGAAGTTGGCCATCTCTTGTCCTTTGTGCATTAGGATTCCCACGGCTGCGTCTTCTCCAGTTACAACGTTGAATCGCTCCTGAAGGGAAACCAGCAGCTGCATCATGTCCCATGTCACCGTGTACATGGATCCATGAGCAAATGTGTTATATCCCGTGTCCGAATAGAAGAGCTGACCTATGATGGTTTTGCTCACGGCAGCGGTAAGACGTCCCGTTTCGTTGGACATGCGTGGGAGAAGATACCGATCCCAGAACGCAGGCGCATTCATCCACAGGTCGGTATCCAATTTGGTTATAAACTCGTATCGTTGGCCTCCGTTTATAAGCCATTTGTAAAACTCGAGCGTCTTGATCGTGTTCGCGGTAACATCGTCTTCGGGAATGTGATCGAGGACAATCATGTCTCCAAACGTCTGGTTTTCGAACCGTATCGTCTCATTCCAGCCCGGTCCCGGGTTCGACACGACAAAGCGTGCGTCAAAGGGGACATGTTGAAACAATCGCATCCACGTCGTTCGTATCAACATTCGTCGTTCCACATCCTGGGCGGCACAGATTACGGCTGCCAACCACGGCTGCCTCTCCTGTTTGACGATTGACTCGTGATTCGTTTTTAGTGGTGAATCAGGGAACGGCACCAGAGGATATGGTGACTTATGTGCTTTGGTAGTGTCTTTGTGGTGGACAATTGTCTCCACACTCCAAGTTCGAGGACCGGATCGAAGATGGAGTACTGATAGATAGACTGTGAGACTCAAACAAGCAAACGCGCTTATTACGAGTAAACGGAAGTGTCGTCGTGAGAcacaaggaagaaaagatgGCCGTGACCAAGACCGCAAGGGCCAATTGGACTTTTCTGCAACTGCCattgttggcgttgacggGTGTAATAGATGAGGGTGCCGGCGGCGCAGGGGTAAAGATGTAGCACAGACCGAAATAAATGGAAAATCGGCAGCCCTACACTGTCATCATCGTGGAAATGTCGAAACTGTGAAATCTGGCTCAATGTTCGGTAACTTCCCCATCTGGCCTCCCTCCCAGTGCCTTGTCTTGTGAAGGATCGAGACCGTATGGTTCTGGAGGTTGTCCCCCAGTCCAGACTGCAGCCTAATTGTCAGTGAAACGTCGTGTGTTGGCAGTACGCTCGTAGTCGAATGGAGAAATTATGAGTAGATATGAGTATAACAAGGGTCATCAAAATGAGTCGTCAAGGCGTCATGACCTCTTTGTCCTGCAGTGTGGAAAAAGCGTTAgagatggtggatggttACACAGTCGCCGCAAGCCACCACAGTTCAGGATTGGACCTATCGCAAAGATACAAAAGCAAATCCTCGGGTGATCTGGGGGAGCGGTCGCGTCTTTATTTTGCATTTCTATTTTTTCATCATGACGGCACATGTGCTCCGTCCTTCacaagtacagtacagcGTCCTCCGCCACCAGCCTCACTCCTGATCTACAAATAAGAGGCTAGTGTGGCCAATTTCCATAGCCTCAGACAATTGTCAATGACCCCACGTGGGTGAAATTGTTGGAAGGCTCGTCTGACACGATTGACGACCAGACAGACGTTTTGAAGTCGGCACATGTGGTGTCAGGGAAACCAGTTTTATCCGTGGCCAGGCCAAACCTTGATTTTAGCCTCCCAATTACCTCGGGCGCGTCCAACCGTTTTGCGGTTTGGCAATGATTCGGTCCCCATTGCTGCGGGACCGATGCTATAAAAACCAGTTGACTCGTCATCAGATGCAACTCCAAGACAGGGGAAAGGGGCACAAGGGGGGCCTTGGAGAAGATCAAAGCGACTGGCCAAGAAAACTCGGACTTCTTCCGTGTTGGCACCGCCCCAAGGCCAATAGTTACAGCAATTAACTTTTTGTTGGTCTTCTGTGGTTTCAGGCAAAAGCCATCTGGGCAAAGTTTAACACGTTACGTGCGGGTGGAATACAGCCGTGCATGTGGCTAAAGGCAAACACGGGCAAACACAAGCAACCAAGTCGAGATGGCTGAAGGCACAGCCATCCACCACGGAGCAAAAACATAAAAAGAAACGCGCGGCACACGGGATTTGCAACAATAGTGTAAAAGAGTATATTGCGCAGGGCTGAGCCATGGGCCAGTAGAATTCCTCGAGACTCAACCTGGTTCCCTCCACACTCCTTCATATCTTGACCCATCTTGGATACTCCCGAGATGTGTATGCCTTGCCAGCTCAATGTTGCAGAGCCTCGACCCATCCAGAGAATTGTTAGAGAGCCGtcatgccatccatccatcatccaccaAGCGGAGAAATCTTGTTGCCAAACCTCGTTTCGGGCCGTTGCACTcaaactgctgctgctgactCGGGTCGTTTTGGCGTTGGCTTGCGCGAGCAacgatggcgatgttgtttATTTAGGCGGTTACTGGCCAAGACCAGGGATCAGCTTCTCAATGCTGTCCAGAGTCTCTCCAAGCCCTTCCAAGGCGCCAGAGTGACCACCAAGCAAAGGAACATCCCTGTTCTCAACATTGTTTGTGGGGGCGGCAATAACACTGCCGACGATGagagccaaggctgccatggcaATTGAGTTTGACTTCATTGTGGAATGAGGTGGTATGGACAATTTTAACAAATTAGTGTTGATTGAAAAgaagcacggagtacggagtatataCAAGGGTTATGAAAACTCGACTGCGGAAGTGACAAAACTAGTTCCAATTTAGTGATTCAACTCCCTTCTTATACTCTTCCCATTACCAGgatggaaaaggaaaaacTGACGAAGTGAACCATCATTCTCGCGacattcatcaatgctcGTTATCGCATGGCTAGTTGCGGATCGCAATCAAAAGCGATGACCACCGCTTCAGCTACAATGCACGATCTTTGGGCCTGTCTGAGCAACCAAAGTACTGTCGAAACCCCAAAAAGCAACGCGATCTTGAATGTCGCGATTTTAGCGGCATTTTGACAATGTCGTGGAACACCACGGCAGTCATCACGGCCAATCATCGCCATGCAACGCAACCGGGGCTGCCAAAATCGGTCGAATGAGGATAGACTTATATTTTGCATTGTTCAAAAATACTCAGAGATACCCAGTTTGGAAGTCTATTTGCCTGTTCTGGGAAATAAGAGTTTCTCCTGTCTGCAGAAGTTGGAGGTTATCCAGCCGTGGCATTACCAACAATGCAACTTACTCCATGCGTTCACGGTCGGCTTTTAATGATGTGCTGTCCGTCTCCTGTTCATGTGCTTGGAAACACATGAAATACATGCCCGAGGTCAGCATTACCTAGATGCAGGGCCGGCGTTCCCAGTGTGCATTGCCCAGTCTCTCATGCTCTGCTCCTTTCCGGTTTCCCTTCTCGTGATTTTAGAACCCGGAATTAATACTTTTGAAACGATTTTGCTTGTAGCACAACAGTAAAGCATGCATATGCCAGGTTTTCATTATCTTTGCGAGACACGTGCAATTCCGGTAGAGGGACAGTTGCCCAATACATGTGATGCCTTGGAGAGCGGCAGCAGCATAGCTATCAGGGCTTTCCATTCATGACAAAGCACTGAAATGAGTATCTATCTATCTATGCGCCAAATACACTGGAGTCATTTATATCCCTCAACCTAAATCCCACCTCCTTGGAGGCACCTAGTCAACGAGGTGGGCAGATGCAGTCTCGCAATCCCACACATTCTTCACACGCTGAAGTGTTTTTTGAGAAACTTCTCCAACGTCCAAAGCGGATGCTCCTCTATCGGTAGCCCTTTTGCAGCAATGGCTTTAGCCTTGAGTTCCTTGGTTGACCCCAGGTTTGCAGGTACTCCAAAGTACTTCCCGTCCACATATTGACAAAACCCATACATGGTCTTGAGCGCTTCGATATCAGGGTTACCGTAGCTCTCAATAGCCCTCCAATCTTCCATCGCTACGTATCGCGATTTCTTCCCAGTAACTTTCGGAAATTAGCTTGGGTCCGTGTTCTTGGGGCTCGTATATGCGATACTCACGTTTTTGAAACTCTTCCACGAGCTTTTCAGGTGTAGCCATTTCGCTAGCTGCCTGGATCAGTTGACCATTGTATGCTTCTGGCTGGAGAAGAACCCCGTGAACCAAATCACCATAGTCGGCTTCGATTCCAATGAAAGGAATCTCGTTGTTGCCGCCCATACGGGGAATCTCCAAGGTGAGATAGCCCTCGGCATCAGGTGTCAACGGAAATCCTCCCATTAATTCTGCAAATTCTGGCAAAATGTGATTCTCCATGTACCAGCCAgcggcgacaatgacaatgcTTTTGAACCCTTTAGACTTGGCGTATTCTCCAATTGCATGCTTTTCTACACGGATGTCAGCCCCCAAGAAAACGTAAAACTGCCTCGAAGTCAATCGACAAACCATCAAAAGTAATGCAGGGCACTTCGCCATTCGTAGCTAGCTTGGCTGAAGTCAGGCCGCTGTAAACAAAATGCTGAACACCGGCTTCGAATGCGGCATCCACGATAATTTTGCCCAGCTCTTCTTCAGTCATACCACCAGATTCGTGGAATAGCTATGGAGTTCATTAGCCATACCACGCCAATATGTATGCGAAACAAGGCTGAACTTACCGGATCGGAGCTATTTGTGTTGACGAACGCCGCCCAGCTTCCTTTAAATGCAGCCTCCATCTGGTCCTTGCGAAAGCCATCACCCTTGACAACTTCGACTCCTCGCGAGGCCAATGCAGTACTCTTGTCGGATTCGGGATTCCTTGTGATGGCGCGAATGGCAAACTCTCCAGACTTGTTCTCCAATAGGGAGTTTATTACACTGCCGCCTTGTTGGCCAGTAGCGCCATATACAGTGACTAGTTTTGTGGACGACatgttgatgaattgtgTGTAGACGCGATTGATTGATCGGAGTGTATGATGAATAGAACCTGCCGAAATAAATGCCTTCAAGCTGTGCCTTTATATCAGTTTTCGTTTAACATTATTAAAACGCTCCAAGTACTTCATAGTCCACTCCCAAATAGTTTGCTGACCAAACATCTCGATGATGTCCGCTCGCTCTGTGAACGATGTCCGCGTCAGGTCCAGGTGGTGACACGACCGATACGGTTTACGATGGCGGGCATATAGTCCGCA
This window contains:
- a CDS encoding NmrA family protein (similar to Metarhizium robertsii ARSEF 23 XP_007818218.2); this encodes MSSTKLVTVYGATGQQGGSVINSLLENKSGEFAIRAITRNPESDKSTALASRGVEVVKGDGFRKDQMEAAFKGSWAAFVNTNSSDPLFHESGGMTEEELGKIIVDAAFEAGVQHFVYSGLTSAKLATNGEVPCITFDEKHAIGEYAKSKGFKSIVIVAAGWYMENHILPEFAELMGGFPLTPDAEGYLTLEIPRMGGNNEIPFIGIEADYGDLVHGVLLQPEAYNGQLIQAASEMATPEKLVEEFQKLTGKKSRYVAMEDWRAIESYGNPDIEALKTMYGFCQYVDGKYFGVPANLGSTKELKAKAIAAKGLPIEEHPLWTLEKFLKKHFSV
- a CDS encoding beta 1,3-galactosyltransferase polypeptide 1 (similar to Metarhizium acridum CQMa 102 XP_007810734.1) — its product is MAVAEKSNWPLRSWSRPSFLPCVSRRHFRLLVISAFACLSLTVYLSVLHLRSGPRTWSVETIVHHKDTTKAHKSPYPLVPFPDSPLKTNHESIVKQERQPWLAAVICAAQDVERRMLIRTTWMRLFQHVPFDARFVVSNPGPGWNETIRFENQTFGDMIVLDHIPEDDVTANTIKTLEFYKWLINGGQRYEFITKLDTDLWMNAPAFWDRYLLPRMSNETGRLTAAVSKTIIGQLFYSDTGYNTFAHGSMYTVTWDMMQLLVSLQERFNVVTGEDAAVGILMHKGQEMANFVNLHGEEKFDYDDGDSRGDGTAWARTDSHPDAISHALYSDEVIAVHMLKQKKLWMKVADCFDQEGVKTIPPPPEYERRPPFRVRWKDFLYSTGLANPYETMFDTIPREFFVHKHGNWVCDGIWNLGQSKMGFQ